The nucleotide window TATGTATCAGGACACCGACTCTGATGTGGCTGAACAGAGAGACGGTGGAAAGGTCAAAGTGAAATGGACACAAGAGGAGGTGAGTTCATTTATAGATCAGGAGGACATGGTTGGTTATTTGCAACAAGTGGGGAAGAGTTGGCTACTTTGCTCTTCATAAAATGGCTGTCCTTTATTCTCAGGATGACAATCTGAAAGCATTGGTCCAAAACCTGGGACCAAATGACTGGAAACACATAGCCAGTTTTTTACTGGTGAGTTATATCGACAGATTACAGTATATATTCTGTAATATCCAGTTGACAATGCAAATAATACAACTGAAGCGTTTAAAATAGAAAAGACTCCAATTTGCTGTCTGAAGGGTTGTGTGGTTTCTATTGCATAAAATCATTAACTGTATGGTAACCCTTCTGCACAGAATCGCTCAGAACACCAGTGCCAGCACCGCTGGTTGAAGGTTCTGGATCCAGATCTGGTTAAAGGGCCTTGGACCAAAGAGGAGGACGAGAAGGTAAGTGGTGTGATGGCGACCATTCTACAATCACAGGGTTCACACAAGGTGCTTAAAGtacttgaatttggcactctgaaaTTCAAGTACAGGAATACCTTGAAAATCTGACATTTTCTCAAATTAAAATAAGAGAACAGAAAATTATCAAATATGTTTATGAAAAATCTTAGAAAAATTGATTTGTCTTTATTTTTCAAGCAGACTACCCAGTTTTATTTCCTCGTGTTTCGTGCTCTGGTTGCCAGGCTAGCTCGATCATTCCACCCACACTGCCACTCagccaggcaggtacagaactgaCTGATTAGGCGCCACCAAATGTCACATCGATAGCTAAAATGCTGGGCAAATGTAGATTCAATCCTGCCTTTTGTGCGTATGgagaatttctgggatcttttatttcagctcatgaaacatgggaccaacactttacatgttgtgtttttttaaaatttgttaatttcacctttatttaaccaggtaggtcagttgagaacatgttctcatttacaactgcgacctggccaagataaagcaaagcagtgcgacacaaacaacaacacagagttacacatggaataaacaaacgtacagtcaataacacaatagaacaaaaatctatatacagtgtgtgcaaatgaggtaagattagggaggtaaggcaataaataggccgtagtggcgaagtaattacaatttagcaattaacactggagtgataggtgtgcagaagatgaatgtgcaagtcgagatactggggtgcaaaggagagagagaaaaaatcctcctgatttctgcttacaagcaaaaattaaagcaggaagcaccagtgactcgatcaataaaaaagtggtcagatgaagcagatgctaagctacaggactgttttgctagcacagactggaatatgttcctggattcctctgatggctttgaggagtacaccacatcagtctttggcttcatcaataagtgcatcgatgacgtctccacagtgaccgtacgtacataccccaaccacaagccatggattacaggcaacctccacactgagctaaagggtagagctgccgatttcaaggagcgggactctatcctggaagcttataagaaatcccgctatgccctccgacgaaccaatacaggactaagatcgaatcgtaacacaccggctctgacgctcgtcgtatgtggcagggcttgcaaaccattacagactacaaagggagcagagccgagagctgcccagtgacacgagcctaccaaacgagctcaactacttctatgctcattTAGAGGAAAatgacactgaaacatgcatgagagcaccagctgttccggaggACTGtgcgatcacgctctccacagttgatgtgagaaagacctttaaacaggtcaacattcacaaggccgctaggccagacggattaccaggatgtgtactacgagcatgcgctgaccaactggcaagtgtcttcactgacattttcaatctctccctttctgagtctgtaatactaacatgtttaaaacagaccaccatagtgcctatgcccaagaacactaaggtaacctgcctaaatgactactgacctgtagtactcacgtctgtagccatgaagtgctttgaaaggctggtcatggctcacatcaacaccattatcccagaaaccctagacccactccaatttgcatactaccttatcagatccacagatgatgcaatctcaattgcactccacactgccttttcccacctggacagaaggaacacctactgtatgtgagaaggctattcactgactacagctcagcgttcaacaccatagtgccctccaaagctcatcaataagctaaggaccctgggactaaacacttccctctgcaactggatcctggacttcctgatgggccgcccccaggtggtgagggtaggtaacaaaacatccgccatgctgattctcaacactggggcccctcagggatgcgtgctcagtcccctcctgtactccctgttcacgcgTGACTGCACGactccatcattaagtttgccgatgacacaatagtggtaggcctgatcaccaacaacgacgagacggcctttagggaggaggtaagagacctggccgtgtggtgccaggtcaacaacctctcaatgtgatcaagacaaaggaggtgattgtggactacaggagaagaGTGCCGAGCACGCCCTCaatctcatcgacagggctgcagtggagaaggttgagagcttcaagttccttggtgtccacatcaccaacaaactaacatggtccaagcacaccaagacagttgtgaagagggcatgacaaaacctattcccgctcaggagactgaaaagatttggcatgggtcctcagatcctcaaaaggttctacagctgcaccatcgagagcatcctgaccagttgcatcactgcctggtatggcaactgtcgGCCTCCAActtcaaggcactacagagtaaAGGTCGACCGATTTCTAATTTTTCAACTCCGATAGCGATAcagatttattggaggaccaaaaaaagcagattatttatatatttgtaataatgacaattacaacaatacttaatgaacacttattttaacgtaatataatacataaaataaaatcaattcggtttcaaataaataatgaaatatgttcaatttgatttaaataatgcaaaaacagtgttggagaagaaagtatgtgccatgtaaaaaaagctaacgtttaagttccttgctcagagtatgagaacatatgaaagctggtggttccttttagaGTTTTCAATATtgccagttaagaagttttaggttgtaggaattataggactatttctctctctaccatttgtatttcatatacctttgactattggatgttctaataggtactttagtattgccagcctaatctcgggagttgataggcttgaagtcataaacggcgcaatgcttgaagcacagcgaagagcagctggcaaacgcaggaaagtgctgtttgaatgaatgcttacgagcctgctgctgcctaccaccgctcagtcagactgctataTCAAATCATGACTTAATtaaaatataataaacacacagaaatacaagccttaggtcattaatatggtcaaatccggaaactataattccGAAAACAAAACgcttattctttcagtgaaatacggaaccgttccgtatttatctaacgggtggcatccttAGGTCTAAATgatgctgttacattgcacaaccttcaatgttatgtcataattatgtaaaattctggcaaattaaatatggtctttgttaggaagaaatggtcttcacacagttcgcaacgaacccaggcggcccaaactgctgcatataacattggtgcaacgacagtgcttttttcgcgaatgcactTGTTAATTCATCATccgtttggcaaagtaggctgtgattcgatgataaattaacaggcaccgcattgattatatgcaacgcaggacaagctagataaactagtaataccatcaaccatgtgtatttaactagtgattatgttaagattgattgttttttacaagataagttttaatgctagctagcaacttaccttggctccttgctgcactcacgtaacaggtggtcaacctgcacgcagtctcctcgtggagtgcaatgtaatcggcgtccaaaaatgctgattaccgattgctatgaaaacttgaaatcggccctaattaatcggccattacgattaatcggtcgacctctactacagagggtagtgcgtacggccaagtacatcactgggaccaagcttccttccatccaggacctctataccaggcggtgtcaaaggaaggccctaaaaattgtctaagactccagccaccctagtcatagactgttctctctgctaccacacggcgagcggtaccagagcgccaagtctaggtccaagaggcttctaaacagcttctacccccaagccataagactcctgaacatctaatcaaatggccacccagactattttcattgcccatcccccccaccccctcctcttttacaccgctgctactctgttgttatcatctatgcatagtcactttaataactgtacctacatgtacatattacctcaactaaccggtgcccccgcacattgactctgtaccggtaccctctgtatatagtctcgctattgttattttactgctgctctttaactacttgttacttttatctcttattcttattcatatttttttttaactgcattgttggttatgggttcgtaagtaagcatttcactgtaaggtacctgttgtattacctgttgtattcggcgcgtgtgactaatacaatttgagtTCTACTAGACTTCTTTGTGACAGCAAAGTTGAGTTTTATCAACAGTCGTCCAGTCAGATCTCAGATCATGTTTGTTGTACTACAAGAGGGAAATATACCTTCCACTGGCTGCTTTGACTCCTGTCTTGTACTGCAGACATGGAGCCACATTTCCAGACAAACTTCAACCCTGCATTCCTCTCCACAGGTGATACAACTGGTGAAACGGTATGGCAACAAGCAATGGGCCATAGTGGCTAAGCACCTGAAGGGCCGTGTGGGGAAACAGTGCAGGGAACGCTGGCACAACCACCTCAACCCGGATGTGAAGAAGTCCTCCTGGACAAAAGAGGAAGACCTCGTTATCTACAAGGCCCATTGCATGCTGGGAAACCGCTGGGCTGAGATTGCCAAGCTGCTCCCCGGAAGGTAACTGTCTTGACTGGTACTCTAGCTAAGAGAATATCTCTACCATGTCTGTGCTGAAATGTCATGGTCACTCAGAACAGCTTCTTGGTCTCCACATATTTTGTGATGAATGCAATTTGAATGGATTGGTGACATTTAGGGACAGCATTTTGTTCCACATCATTAGTTCACCTTCGTACTCCACATCTTCATTACTACAATATTATGTTCAAATGTGCCCTTCCAGGACAGATAATGCTGTGAAGAACCGCTGGAACTCAACCATCAAGCGTAGGGTTGAGATGGGCTTCTTTAGTGGGGTGGATCCTACTCTGAAGCATCATCAGGTGGAAGCAGAGGAGGGCATGGCCCACCACAGTAAAGATcagcaggtacagttgaagtcggaagtttacatacacttaggttggagtcattaaaacttgtttttcaaccactccacaaatttcttgttgacgaactatagttttggcaagtcggttaggacatctactttgtgcatgacacaagtaatttttccaacaattgtttacagacagattatttcacttataattcactgtatcacaattctagtgggtcagatgtttacatacactaagttgactgtgcctttaaacagcttggaaaattccagaaaatgttgccatggttttagaagcttctgataagctaattgacataatttgagtcaattggaggtgtacctgtggatgtatttcaaggcctaccttcaaactcaggccTACctccaaggcctaccttcaaacctctttgcttgacatcatgggaaaatcaaaagaaatcagccaagacctcagaaaaaaaaattgtagaactccacaagtctggttcatccttgggagcaatttccaaacgcctgaaggtaccacgttcatctgtacaaacaatagtacgcaagtataaacaccatgtgaccacgcagccgtcgtaccgctcaggaataagacgcgttctgtctcctagagaggaatgtactttggtgcaaaaagtgcaaatcaatcccagaacaacagcaaaggactttgtgaagatgctggaggaaacgggtacaaaagtatctatatccacagtaaaacgtgtcctatatcgacatgacctgaaaggccactcagcaaggaagaagccactgctccaaaatcaccataaaaaggcagactacggtttgcaactgcacatggggacaaagattgtactttttggagaaatgtcttctggtctgatgaaacaaaaatagaactgtttggccataatgaccatcgttatgtttggaggaaaaagggggaggcttgcaagccgaagaacaccatcccaaccgtgaagcacggtggtggcagcatcatgttgtgggggtgctttgcagcaggagggtctggtgcacttagcaaaatagatggcatcatgagggaggaaaactatgtggatttattgaagcaacatctcaaggcatcagtcaagaagttaaagcttggtcgcaaatgggtcttccaaatagacaatgaccccaagcacacttccaaagttgtggcaaaatggcttaaggacaacaaagtcaaggtattggagtggccatcacaaagccctgaacgcaatcctatagaaaatttgtgggcagaactgaaaaagcgtgtgtgagcaaagaggcctacaaacctgactcagttacaccagctctgtcaggaggaatgggccaaattcacccaacttgtgggaagcttgtggaaggctacccgaaacatttgacccaagttaaacattttaaaggcaatgctaccaaatactaattgagtgtatgtaaacttctgacccactgggaatgtgatgaaagaaataaaagctgaaataaataattctctctactgttattctgacatttcacattctgaaaataaagtggtgatcctaactgacctaaaactataatttttactaggattaaatgtcaggaattgtgaaaagctgagtttaaatgtatttggctaaggtgtatgtaaacttctgacttaaacTGTAGGTTCTGCTTGAAATCAGTTTGACATCTGTGCTATCCTCACTAATCCTCATTTGAATGTTGTGCTGTGAAACATGATTTGTTATgtctctacagatggactatgatGGTTCTATGGAGAGGGATTCAGACCAAGACACTACACTGCTGGTAAGAATTCAAACACTGGATGCCGGCTATCTTCTATGTGGGGGTAAAAGGCAGATAAACTGTAGTGTTTTGTGTGACAAATATATAGTGTAGTAGATACAGAGCGTGTTAAAATATCACCAACCTATACTGTTTTTCAAGGTAGAACACATTGTTCTGGTAGCTGTTCATATTCAGTTCATCTGTacttctctctctcatactgatTTTCAAACTAATGTCGCCCCTACAGGAGAATACCATTACATCCACTGTGAGAGACGGACCAAGGGAAGCAGGCTCCCACAAGGCTGTCTCTCCTCAACAGTCAAAGACACCCAAAAGTGAGCCAGACACCCCAGGACGTGAACTGAATACCAATAGCTGGGTGGTGGATAGCTCAGGCTTCCTCTCTCCCAACGGCCCAGGCTTAAAGGAGGTGATGGATATGGTGGATGGGGTAAGAGTTCTGGATGGGTTTTAATACCTCAGTCTTCTTAGTTTCACGACGTTAATCTTATACTTTGCATAAATCACCAAAGAAGTCATATTTGAACAGATATGTAAAACAAGATGTAGAGTATGACTAGATTTGGGGCAGACCTAGCTTGGGAAATTATATTTAATTAACTGTTTCTTGCCCTCTACCAGGACCTAGATGGATGGTGCAACATGTCTGTCTTTGATCTGCCTGAGGAGAGCCAGAGCCCAGAGCGGACCCAGTTCCGTCTGGAGGGCAGCGCCCTGCAGGAGCTGAGCAAGGGCAACCGGGGAGAGCTGATCCCCATCTCCCCTGGAGGAATCACCCCACCCTCCATACTGACCCGCCGCAGCCGCCGTCGCATCGCTCTATCTCCTGACTCCAACTATTCCAGGACCCCCAAGAGCACCCCGGTCAAGATCCTGCCCTTCTCTCCCTCACAGGTAATCGCTCAACCACCATGACCTAACACACAGTGATATGACTCATCAGTGCCTTTTGCTTAATTCTGAataatgtgtgtatgtatatatatatatatctctctcacatacacacactactgttcaaaagtttggggtcacttagaaatgtccttgtttttgaaagaaaagcaattttttttggtccatttaaaataacatcaaattgatcagaaatacagtgtagaaattgctcatgttgtaaatgactattgtagctggaaacagcaggtttttttaatggaatatctacataggcgtacagaggcccattatcagcaaccatcactccttggcacgttgtgttccaatggcacgttgtgttagctaatccaagtttatcattttaaaaggctaattgttcattaaaaaacattttgcaattgttagcacagctgaaaactgttgttctgattaaagaagcaataaaactgggctttagactagttgagtatctggcgcatcagcatttgtgggttcgattacaggctcaaaatggccagaaacaaagaactttcttctgaaacacgtcagtctattcttgttctgagaaatgaaggctattgcatgcgagaaattgccaagaaactgaagatctcgtacaacgctctGTACTAcgcccttcacagaacagcacaaactggctctaaccagaatagaaatgagtgggaggccccggtgcacaactgagcattgaggacaagtacattagtgtctagtttgagaaacagacgcctcacaagtcaaAAACTGGCAGCTTGATTCAATAGTACCCACACAAAAACaggtctcaacgtcaacagtgaagaggcaactccgggatgctggccttctaggcagagttgcaaagaaaaagccatatctctgtccagtgtctgttcttttgcccatcttaatcttttctttttattggccagtctgagatatggctttttctttgcaactctgcctagaaggccagcatcccggagtcacctcttcactgttgacgttgagactggtgttttgtggaggtgtgttgggtcattgacctgttttaaaaacaaatgatagtcccactaaacccaaaccagatgggatggcgtatcgctgcagaatgctgtggtagccatgcttgttaagtgtgccttgaattctaaataaatcacagaccgtttcaccagcaaagcaccccaccataacaccaccacctccatgctttacggtgggaaacacacatgcagagatcatccgtttacccacaccgcgtctcacaaagacacggtggttggaaccaaaaatctcacatttttgGACTCCCGACCAaaagacacatttccaccggtctaatgtctattgctcgtgtttcttggcccaagcaagtctcttcttcttattggtgacctttagtagtggtttctttgcagcaatttgaccatgaaggcctgattcacgcagtttcctctgaacagttgatgttgagattagaggtcgactgattaatcaGAATGgttgattaattagggccgatttcaagttttcataacaatcggaaatcgcattaaaaaaacatttttttttttacaccttttatttaactaggcaagtcagttaagaacacattcttattttcaatgacggcctaggaacggtgggttaactgccttgttcagaggcagaacgacagatttttaccttgtcagctcggggattcaatcttgcaaccttacagttaactattccaacgctctaaccacctgctttacattgcactccacgaggagcctgcctgttacgtgaatgcagtaagaagccaaggtaagttgctagctagcattaaacttgtcttataaaaaaacaatcaatcaatcaatcataatcactagttaactacacatggttgatgatattactagtttatctagcgtgtcctgcgttgcatataatcgatgcggtgcgcattcgcgaaacaggactgtcgttgctccaacgtgtacctaaccataaacatcaatgcctttcttaaaatcaatacacaagtatatattttttaaacctgcatatttagttaatattgcctgctaacatgaatttcttttaactggggaaattgtgtcacttgtcttgcaacagagtcagggtatatgcagcagtttgggccgcctggctcgttgcgaactgtgtgaagaccatttcttcctaacaaagacaaccaacttcgccaaacgggggatgatttaacaaaagcgcatttgcgaaaaaagcaccatcgttgcacgac belongs to Salvelinus namaycush isolate Seneca chromosome 20, SaNama_1.0, whole genome shotgun sequence and includes:
- the LOC120065636 gene encoding myb-related protein B-like yields the protein MSWWLRGEDREEAMYQDTDSDVAEQRDGGKVKVKWTQEEDDNLKALVQNLGPNDWKHIASFLLNRSEHQCQHRWLKVLDPDLVKGPWTKEEDEKVIQLVKRYGNKQWAIVAKHLKGRVGKQCRERWHNHLNPDVKKSSWTKEEDLVIYKAHCMLGNRWAEIAKLLPGRTDNAVKNRWNSTIKRRVEMGFFSGVDPTLKHHQVEAEEGMAHHSKDQQMDYDGSMERDSDQDTTLLENTITSTVRDGPREAGSHKAVSPQQSKTPKSEPDTPGRELNTNSWVVDSSGFLSPNGPGLKEVMDMVDGDLDGWCNMSVFDLPEESQSPERTQFRLEGSALQELSKGNRGELIPISPGGITPPSILTRRSRRRIALSPDSNYSRTPKSTPVKILPFSPSQFLNMWTKQDSFELENPSLTSTPVCSQKSTGSTPLHRDKTPLTQKENSVFASKLYSNSVFITPNHKSNLDTTPRTPTPFKNAMEKYGPLRPLPQTPNEEDLKEVLLKETGIELIVMDESPLEQRRKQVHRPTMKKVRKSLALDVMDCKETVTSRHQSIKFGPQPCPKAETSLNSSSFCMKREYKEENVLDQGFCLGPRESCAYSNPVPPTPMSQAWEAVVCGRTKDQLIMTEKARCYLRSLKSHAPNRALILS